The sequence GTTTAGAAGGCACACTCTAGTTTTGATTAAATGTCGAAAAAGGCATTCAACTTGTTCATCTAGATTTTGGAGGATAAATTCCATTTCGGCTAATCTTTTGCGTATAACTTCAACATCTAAACTAGCTGATTTTACTTCCTTAAGGCTAAAAACAGCCAGTAATTCGTCATCCACTCGCTTAACTTCATCCTTCTCAAGCACTTGATTCCACTGCACACGTTTGTTGCCCAAAATCTTTGACACCGAAAACCATGCTTTAGTCTTTGACTGTGAACTTGATCCAGATATGAAACTAAACAAGGACACAAACACAATACAAGTGTTTGGTCCCATTTCCTTTAGCGCCTTAGGTGTCGTTCCTTCTTCACTATTGAACAAAGAACCTTGTTTTTTCAAATGTGATATCGATTTATTAATGAGATTCTTTACATTTTTTCTCAGGGATAAATATTCCCTTACAGACGAAATCAACCCCACATTATCACCTCTTTTTCGTCGAAGAACTGATTGCAACTCGTTGGCAGCATCCATAGACATAGACAATGCATCTTTGGTAGTACTACACAGATCCAAGAGCTCGACAAGTTCATCTAACAACACGTTCACTTGTTGTTTGGTGCCTACTAATCGTTGAGAGGTTGGAAATGTTATAAATGACTCGATAGATTCATACATATCGTTAAGACCATTTAACTTGTGgtctaatgataatgatgatgtacaAGATGTGGCATCTTGAAATAGTTTTTTGCTGAATAGGGATGATTGGTCTAATGTAGACGGTAAGCTGATTGATCGAGCATGACAACTGGTTTTTGTTTGAGAAGAAATCGAAGCCATTTTAGTATCTATGAACTCAAAGGCTGAGATTTATGATGTTAGTATATCATCTATCTATTGAATATGAACTCCTTATATACAGTAGAGGCAGGGTATCAAATATTAAGTAACATGATCCGGCAATATCTGGAGATACAACTCATTTCTGATTTTTCTATGTCCAGTTTCCAATAATTCACATGCCACCAGCAATACTTAAAATTACTATTTGTTTAATCAATCTCCAACTGCCAATAATGCACATCTGTGGCCGTGCACCTGGTCCTCCATGCACTCGAACACGCATAGCAACACGAGTGGCATTAATTGTGATTTCTTTTGATGTAGGCtatgtttttttttccttttattattttggcgaaaaaaaatattaaaatttaagaGATCCGAAGATGAAAATGGTTACAACTGATACAGACCTCAACAGGGTCAGCTTGATGATAACTATAGTACATGAAAGGCAAATGAAGTATCTGCCTAACTATATTGTCATTTATGAAGGTCAGCCAATATGTTCTGTTTTTCTTTCTAGtatgtatattattttttttttttttttttttttttttttttttttttttttttttttgtgcatgTTAAAAACTGCAGATTTCTTGAAGACTGCATATAGGCaagcaaattttatttttgtcttcAGCATAAAACTTGGATCATAGCAGAAGGTATAATATATGTTAAGAAATGTTTACAGAGTGTCCTCTGGTTATGATGTCCCCAATTCAGAAGCAGCCATTTACTTAATCTGAGTTCTTTATGTCATCACTCGTGCGCTGTGTGTATAACGTTTACGGAGTAATAAAATAGTATTGATATGCAACTTGTGTGTGAATATTTAAATAGCTCATCAAATCAAAATCCAGATCATACAAAGATATACACATTTATTAATTCGTTCAAGCATGTGCATTTTAAATCAAACCATAATTAATAGACTTATAGATGGCGTTTTGATGTCCTCACAAGAGGTGGTTCAAACCGCACTAGCAACACTTTATGAGATGGCTAGAAGAAGGGTCAAAAACGATCACATAGGCTACATACATGTGAGAAAAAAATGTTGTGTACATCGTGTAAACTGAACAAATTAACTTCCTCCTCCAAAGTGGTGGTTTTATCAATGAAGACTAAAGAGCATTGTAAATTTAATGACAACCATGATTTAGGGTTAGAAACATGAAGAGAAAATCTTACTACTTTCACATTCGATTGAC comes from Rutidosis leptorrhynchoides isolate AG116_Rl617_1_P2 chromosome 4, CSIRO_AGI_Rlap_v1, whole genome shotgun sequence and encodes:
- the LOC139842602 gene encoding uncharacterized protein, translated to MASISSQTKTSCHARSISLPSTLDQSSLFSKKLFQDATSCTSSLSLDHKLNGLNDMYESIESFITFPTSQRLVGTKQQVNVLLDELVELLDLCSTTKDALSMSMDAANELQSVLRRKRGDNVGLISSVREYLSLRKNVKNLINKSISHLKKQGSLFNSEEGTTPKALKEMGPNTCIVFVSLFSFISGSSSQSKTKAWFSVSKILGNKRVQWNQVLEKDEVKRVDDELLAVFSLKEVKSASLDVEVIRKRLAEMEFILQNLDEQVECLFRHLIKTRVCLLNMYNC